From Oncorhynchus nerka isolate Pitt River linkage group LG1, Oner_Uvic_2.0, whole genome shotgun sequence, the proteins below share one genomic window:
- the ercc1 gene encoding DNA excision repair protein ERCC-1, protein MEKKRFNINLDDSAFTKERDPVKPLFQPSSKAGQSASSSSSTTSETKAQPAPPSSAGQPLSYAEFIVQSKGHAPQRVPSAPQRVELSRAAAGTGTGTDTDTGSLKQGPSQGAQGGPDVTSSSSSVGCERPRAQGTKDPGSGGPPGFTQGEEGQRAGTERKQGEGQGSEGSNILGHPKPVGSGNSIIVSPRQRGNPILKFVRSVPWEFGDVVPDYVVGQTTCALFLSLRYHNLNPNYIHDRLKLLGQTFTLRVLLVLVDVKDPHHSLKELARICIMADCTLILAWSPEEAGRYLETYKSYEKKPADLLKEHVEKDYLSKVTDCLTTVKSVNKTDSITLLSTFSSLEGIITATKEDLVLCPGLGPQKARRLYDVLHQPFLKAKKKDS, encoded by the exons ATGGAAAAAAAGAGGTTTAATATCAATCTAGACGACTCTGCCTTCACAAAAGAAAGAGACCCG GTGAAACCCCTGTTCCAGCCCTCCTCTAAGGCAGGCCAgagtgcatcatcatcatcatcaaccacCTCTGAGACCAAAGCTCAGCCTGCACCCCCGTCGTCTGCTGGCCAACCACTATCCTACGCAGAGTTCATTGTCCAGAGCAAAGGCCATGCACCTCAGCGAGTCCCCTCAGCTCCACAGAGAGTGGAGCTGTCCAGGGCTGCTGCAGGAACGGGGACAGGGACAGATACAGACACTGGTAGTTTAAAGCAGGGTCCCAGTCAAGGAGCACAAGGTGGGCCTGATGTGACGTCGTCGTCGTCCTCTGTGGGGTGTGAGAGGCCTCGGGCCCAGGGGACAAAGGATCCGGGGTCTGGTGGACCACCAGGGTttacacagggagaggaggggcagagggCTGGGACTGAGCGGAAGCAGGGGGAGGGTCAAGGGTCAGAGGGCAGCAACATCCTAGGTCATCCTAAACCAGTGGGGTCTGGTAATAGTATCATAGTCAGCCCCAGACAG AGAGGAAACCCCATTCTGAAATTTGTGAGGAGTGTGCCTTGGGAGTTTGGAGACGTGGTCCCTGACTATGTCGTGGGACAGACGACCTGCGCTCTCTTcctcag TCTGAGGTACCACAACCTCAACCCCAACTACATTCACGACCGTCTCAAACTGTTGGGCCAGACCTTCACCCTCAGGGTTCTACTGGTGTTAGTTGATGTG AAAGACCCTCACCATTCTCTGAAAGAGCTGGCTCGTATCTGCATCATGGCTGACTGCACTCTCATCCTGGCCTGGAG TCCAGAGGAGGCGGGGCGTTACCTGGAGACGTACAAGTCCTATGAGAAGAAACCAGCTGATCTGCTGAAGGAACATGTGGAGAAAGACTACCTGTCGAAG GTGACGGACTGTCTGACCACTGTGAAGTCTGTCAACAAGACTGACTCGATCACTCTGCTGTCAACCTTCTCT TCCTTAGAGGGGATCATCACTGCAACTAAAGAGGACCTGGTTCTCTGTCCTGGACTGGGACCCCAGAAG GCCAGACGTCTCTATGACGTGCTACACCAGCCCTTCCTCAAGGCCAAGAAGAAAGACAGCTGA